In one window of Maribacter dokdonensis DSW-8 DNA:
- a CDS encoding prolyl oligopeptidase family serine peptidase, giving the protein MKNVIPALFAVALISSCKNESKPEPIIVNYPVTAKVDTVDTYFGTEVKDPYRWLEDDRSPETEAWVKDQNKTTFGYLEKIPFRNDLKNRLEKLWNYEKLGSPFKKGDYTYFYKNDGLQNQYVVYRAKGDEEPEVFLDPNTFSEDGTTSLAGLSFTKDGSLAAYLISESGSDWRKAIILNAETKEVVEDTLIDIKFSGLSWKGNDGFYYSSYDKPKGSELSAKTDQHKVYYHKLGTPQKNDELIFGGTPTEKHRYIGASVTEDNKYLLISASVSTSGNKLFIRNLEDPNGLLIPMVENTESDNYVIDNVGSKLYIVTNRNAPNKKIVTVDASNPEAKNWVDFIPETENVLNPNTGGGYFFAEYMVDAISKVFQYDYEGKLIREVELPGLGSVGGFGGEKEDKELYFSFTNYNTPGSTFKYNVESGTYELYWKPNIDFNPENYTSEQVFYSSKDGTKVPMIITYKKGTELNGENPTILYAYGGFNVSLTPSFSIGNAVWMEQGGIYAVPNLRGGGEYGKKWHDAGIKTKKQNVFDDFIAAAEYLVDNNYTSKEYLAIRGGSNGGLLVGATMTQRPDLMQVALPAVGVMDMLRYHTFTAGAGWAYDYGTAEDSDEMFQYLKGYSPVHNVKAGTAYPATLVTTGDHDDRVVPAHSFKFAAELQEKQAGSNPTLIRIETNAGHGAGTPVSKTIEQYADIFGFTLFNMGYSELPNKTVLKEFKE; this is encoded by the coding sequence ATGAAAAATGTTATACCGGCGCTCTTTGCTGTTGCGCTAATTTCTTCTTGTAAAAACGAATCTAAACCAGAACCCATTATCGTGAATTACCCTGTTACCGCAAAAGTAGATACCGTAGACACTTATTTTGGCACCGAGGTCAAAGATCCATACCGCTGGCTTGAAGATGATAGAAGCCCAGAGACAGAAGCTTGGGTAAAAGATCAAAACAAAACTACATTTGGCTACCTAGAAAAAATTCCATTTAGAAACGACCTTAAAAACCGATTGGAAAAATTATGGAATTATGAGAAATTAGGGTCTCCGTTCAAAAAGGGAGATTACACCTATTTCTATAAGAATGACGGCCTACAAAATCAATATGTTGTATATAGGGCTAAAGGAGATGAAGAACCTGAGGTTTTTTTAGACCCCAATACCTTTTCTGAAGATGGCACCACTTCTTTAGCAGGATTAAGTTTTACCAAAGATGGATCTTTAGCTGCCTATCTCATTTCAGAAAGTGGTAGCGATTGGCGAAAAGCTATTATTCTCAATGCCGAAACCAAAGAGGTTGTAGAGGATACCTTAATTGATATAAAATTCAGCGGACTTTCTTGGAAAGGAAATGATGGTTTTTACTATTCTAGTTATGACAAACCAAAAGGTAGCGAACTCTCTGCCAAAACAGATCAACATAAAGTATACTATCATAAACTGGGTACTCCACAAAAAAATGATGAACTTATTTTTGGCGGTACACCTACAGAAAAACATCGTTATATTGGTGCCAGTGTTACTGAGGACAACAAGTACTTATTGATCAGTGCATCGGTTTCTACTTCTGGAAACAAATTGTTTATAAGAAACCTTGAAGATCCAAATGGATTGTTGATACCTATGGTTGAAAACACGGAATCTGACAACTATGTAATTGACAATGTTGGTTCAAAACTATACATTGTAACCAATAGAAATGCTCCCAATAAAAAAATAGTAACGGTAGATGCCAGTAACCCCGAAGCTAAAAATTGGGTAGATTTTATCCCAGAAACCGAAAATGTATTGAACCCCAATACAGGTGGTGGCTATTTCTTTGCAGAATACATGGTTGATGCTATCTCAAAGGTTTTTCAGTATGATTATGAAGGCAAACTTATACGTGAAGTAGAATTACCAGGTCTTGGTTCTGTTGGTGGTTTTGGTGGTGAAAAGGAAGATAAGGAATTGTATTTCTCATTTACCAATTACAATACGCCGGGATCAACTTTTAAATATAATGTAGAAAGTGGTACATATGAGCTGTATTGGAAACCGAATATAGATTTCAATCCTGAGAACTATACTTCGGAACAGGTTTTCTATAGTTCTAAAGATGGCACTAAAGTACCAATGATCATTACCTATAAAAAAGGAACCGAACTTAATGGTGAAAATCCGACTATTCTGTACGCCTACGGTGGATTCAATGTTAGTTTAACTCCGTCTTTTAGCATCGGTAATGCCGTTTGGATGGAACAGGGTGGAATTTACGCCGTACCCAATTTACGTGGTGGTGGTGAATATGGCAAAAAATGGCATGATGCGGGAATAAAAACTAAAAAGCAAAATGTTTTTGATGACTTTATCGCAGCTGCAGAATATTTAGTGGACAACAACTATACTTCAAAGGAGTATTTAGCAATTCGTGGCGGCTCTAATGGTGGTTTACTTGTTGGCGCAACAATGACCCAAAGACCAGATTTAATGCAGGTAGCGCTACCTGCAGTGGGTGTAATGGATATGCTTCGTTATCATACATTTACCGCTGGTGCCGGTTGGGCCTATGACTATGGTACCGCAGAAGATAGTGACGAAATGTTCCAGTATTTAAAAGGCTACTCCCCTGTACATAATGTAAAAGCAGGTACTGCATACCCTGCAACCTTGGTAACTACCGGCGATCATGACGATAGGGTAGTGCCTGCACATAGTTTTAAGTTTGCGGCAGAACTACAGGAAAAACAAGCAGGGTCTAACCCAACTTTAATCCGTATAGAAACCAATGCAGGTCATGGAGCAGGTACACCAGTTAGCAAAACCATTGAACAATATGCCGATATTTTTGGGTTCACCCTATTTAATATGGGATACTCAGAGCTACCCAATAAAACTGTTTTAAAGGAATTTAAGGAGTAA
- a CDS encoding aspartate-semialdehyde dehydrogenase: MKVAVIGATGMVGDVMLKVLAERNFPLTELLLVASERSVGKKMTFKGNEYTVIGLADAVAARPNIAIFSAGGDTSLEWAPKFAEVGTTVVDNSSAWRMDPTKKLVVPEINAHELSAEDKIIANPNCSTIQLVMALHPLHKKYKMKRVVVSTYQSVSGTGVKAVKQLENEIAGVQGEMAYPYPIGRNALPHCDVFLENGYTKEEMKLAREPQKILDDRTFSVSATAVRIPTAGGHSESVNVEFENDFELNEVRQLLNEMPGVTVQDNPDTNTYPMPIYAHDKDEVFVGRLRRDETQRNTLNMWIVADNLRKGAATNAVQISEYLVEKGLV; the protein is encoded by the coding sequence ATGAAAGTAGCTGTTATTGGTGCCACAGGCATGGTAGGCGATGTAATGTTGAAAGTATTGGCAGAACGTAATTTTCCGTTAACGGAATTATTATTGGTTGCCTCTGAGCGTTCCGTAGGTAAGAAAATGACCTTTAAAGGAAATGAATATACGGTTATAGGCTTAGCAGATGCTGTAGCTGCAAGACCCAATATTGCCATATTTTCTGCCGGTGGCGACACTTCTTTAGAATGGGCTCCAAAATTTGCCGAAGTTGGTACTACGGTCGTAGATAATTCTTCAGCATGGAGAATGGACCCTACAAAAAAATTAGTGGTTCCAGAAATCAATGCCCATGAGCTTAGCGCTGAAGATAAAATTATAGCCAACCCCAACTGTTCTACCATACAATTGGTCATGGCGTTACACCCATTACATAAAAAATATAAAATGAAACGTGTGGTCGTTTCAACCTACCAGTCTGTTTCTGGTACGGGGGTAAAAGCAGTTAAACAGCTGGAGAATGAAATTGCCGGTGTTCAGGGCGAAATGGCATACCCTTATCCTATTGGTAGAAATGCCCTGCCCCATTGCGATGTGTTCTTAGAAAATGGTTATACAAAAGAAGAAATGAAACTGGCCCGTGAGCCACAGAAGATTCTTGATGACCGTACATTCTCAGTTAGTGCAACCGCTGTTCGTATTCCTACGGCAGGTGGGCACTCAGAATCTGTAAACGTGGAATTTGAAAATGATTTTGAATTAAACGAGGTGCGCCAATTATTGAACGAAATGCCAGGTGTTACGGTACAAGACAACCCAGATACCAATACCTACCCAATGCCAATTTATGCTCATGACAAAGATGAGGTATTCGTTGGGCGTTTACGTAGAGATGAAACTCAAAGAAACACTTTGAATATGTGGATCGTAGCAGATAATCTTAGAAAAGGTGCCGCAACAAACGCTGTTCAAATTTCTGAATATTTAGTAGAAAAAGGCTTAGTTTAA
- the mscL gene encoding large conductance mechanosensitive channel protein MscL: MLKEFKEFIMTGNVIDLAVAVLLAGAMGLVVSGFVSDVMMPIVGHFSGGLDFADMKVVLDEAVVAADGSVTKPENAILYGKWINAIINLVIVGFVLFIIVKAYNKTKTPPAPVEEAPKGPTAEELLVEIRDALKK, encoded by the coding sequence ATGTTAAAAGAATTTAAGGAGTTTATTATGACAGGTAATGTCATAGATTTAGCCGTAGCCGTATTACTTGCAGGCGCTATGGGATTAGTTGTTAGCGGTTTCGTTAGCGATGTAATGATGCCAATTGTTGGTCATTTTAGTGGTGGACTTGATTTCGCCGATATGAAAGTTGTATTGGATGAAGCTGTTGTTGCTGCCGATGGATCAGTGACCAAACCAGAGAATGCTATTCTTTACGGTAAGTGGATCAATGCTATCATCAACTTGGTTATCGTTGGTTTTGTATTATTTATCATTGTTAAAGCTTACAACAAAACTAAAACTCCTCCTGCTCCAGTTGAAGAGGCTCCAAAAGGACCTACTGCTGAAGAATTACTGGTAGAGATTAGAGATGCTTTAAAAAAATAA
- the alr gene encoding alanine racemase: MAKAEETVLEIDLKALGHNYNVLRSKIKPETKFMAVVKAYAYGSDSVAIAKHLQELGTDYFAVAYVNEGITLREGGITAPILVLHPQKVHFTSLIEHRLEPSIYSQSILTDFIATANAMNIVDYPVHLKFNTGLNRLGFSADELPIIASLVEQQKAIKIVAVLSHLAATEDHDERAFTNLQLQRFKNICQQVDQLFKDKPIKHVLNTSGIINYPEAQYNMVRSGIGLYGYGNEPEVDATLQPVMTLKTIIAQKHVISEGESVGYNRKYTSNSKRITATLPIGHADGIGREYGHGKTFVSVNGQLAPIIGNVCMDMIMIDVTSIACDEGDEVIIFGKPLPANEFAETAQTISYELLTGLSQRIKRIIVH; this comes from the coding sequence ATGGCTAAGGCAGAAGAGACCGTTTTAGAGATCGACCTAAAAGCACTTGGTCATAATTACAATGTACTCCGATCAAAAATAAAGCCCGAAACCAAATTTATGGCGGTCGTAAAGGCATATGCCTATGGTAGCGATTCGGTCGCTATTGCCAAACACTTACAAGAGTTGGGTACAGATTATTTTGCAGTTGCATATGTTAACGAAGGCATTACCCTTAGAGAAGGTGGTATTACCGCACCCATTTTGGTTTTACACCCACAAAAAGTACATTTTACAAGTCTAATTGAACACCGGTTAGAGCCTAGCATATATTCGCAATCTATTTTGACCGATTTTATTGCTACGGCAAATGCTATGAACATCGTAGACTACCCCGTACATTTAAAATTTAATACTGGACTAAACCGATTAGGGTTTTCTGCAGATGAATTGCCCATAATTGCAAGTCTTGTTGAACAACAAAAAGCCATTAAAATTGTGGCGGTATTATCACATTTGGCAGCAACCGAAGATCATGATGAAAGAGCGTTCACCAATTTGCAATTACAACGATTTAAGAACATTTGCCAGCAGGTGGACCAACTTTTTAAGGATAAACCGATTAAACATGTATTAAATACTTCGGGTATTATAAATTACCCAGAAGCGCAGTACAATATGGTGCGAAGTGGAATTGGCTTATATGGTTACGGAAACGAACCAGAAGTTGACGCTACGTTACAACCCGTAATGACCTTAAAAACCATAATTGCCCAAAAACACGTTATTTCTGAAGGTGAGTCTGTGGGTTATAACAGAAAATATACCTCCAATTCCAAAAGAATTACCGCAACTTTACCCATAGGGCATGCAGATGGTATAGGTAGAGAATACGGTCATGGTAAAACTTTTGTAAGCGTTAACGGTCAATTGGCTCCAATAATAGGTAATGTTTGCATGGATATGATTATGATAGATGTTACTTCTATTGCATGCGATGAGGGCGATGAGGTTATTATTTTTGGAAAACCCTTACCGGCAAACGAATTTGCCGAAACCGCACAAACCATTTCATATGAACTTTTAACAGGTCTTTCACAGCGAATTAAAAGAATAATCGTTCACTGA
- a CDS encoding thymidine kinase: MFLENTVNHKEQFGWIEVIAGSMFSGKTEELIRRLKRAQFAKLKVEIFKPMVDTRYDDEMVVSHDANEIRSTPVPAAANIRILADTCDVIGIDEAQFFDDEIVTVCNDLANKGVRVIVAGLDMDFKGKPFGPMPALMATAEYVTKVHAICTRTGNLANYSFRKSSNDKLVMLGEVNEYEPLSRGAYYKAMLKEKVKTIDVNSEEVNTIKKSENG; the protein is encoded by the coding sequence ATGTTTCTTGAAAACACAGTTAATCATAAAGAACAATTCGGCTGGATAGAAGTCATTGCCGGGTCTATGTTTTCTGGAAAGACAGAAGAACTGATCCGTAGACTTAAACGTGCCCAATTTGCCAAATTAAAGGTTGAAATCTTTAAGCCAATGGTTGATACCCGTTATGATGATGAAATGGTGGTATCGCACGATGCAAATGAAATTAGGTCTACTCCGGTACCCGCGGCAGCCAACATTCGTATTTTGGCAGACACTTGTGATGTTATAGGCATTGATGAAGCTCAATTCTTTGATGATGAAATAGTTACCGTTTGCAACGACCTTGCCAATAAAGGGGTAAGGGTTATTGTTGCAGGTCTGGATATGGATTTTAAAGGAAAACCTTTTGGACCTATGCCTGCGCTTATGGCCACTGCAGAATATGTTACCAAAGTACACGCCATTTGTACACGTACCGGTAATTTGGCCAACTACAGTTTTAGAAAATCGAGCAACGATAAATTGGTGATGCTAGGTGAGGTTAATGAATATGAACCCTTAAGCCGTGGCGCTTATTATAAAGCCATGCTTAAAGAGAAAGTGAAAACGATCGATGTAAATTCCGAAGAGGTAAATACGATCAAAAAAAGCGAAAATGGCTAA
- the rsmI gene encoding 16S rRNA (cytidine(1402)-2'-O)-methyltransferase, translated as MGKLYLVPTPIGNLEDMTLRAIRVLKEVDLILAEDTRTSGKLLHHFEIGTPMKSHHMHNEHKMVDFLVGKLKVGEHIALISDAGTPAISDPGFLLTRACVEAGIEVECLPGATAFVPALVNSGLPNDKFVFEGFLPVKKGRQTRLKLLAEEPRTIIFYESPHKLVKTLGNFVEYFGAERPVSVSRELTKLYEETVRGTAEEVLNHFTEKPPKGEIVIIVGGNK; from the coding sequence ATGGGAAAGCTGTATTTAGTGCCAACACCTATAGGAAACTTAGAAGACATGACCTTAAGGGCCATACGGGTTCTTAAAGAGGTAGATTTGATTCTGGCGGAAGATACCCGTACCAGTGGAAAGCTCTTGCATCATTTTGAAATTGGTACACCAATGAAGAGTCACCATATGCATAATGAGCATAAAATGGTCGATTTTTTAGTGGGAAAACTAAAAGTAGGGGAGCATATTGCATTGATTTCCGATGCTGGCACGCCGGCAATTTCAGATCCTGGATTTTTATTGACCCGTGCCTGTGTAGAAGCAGGTATTGAGGTAGAATGCTTACCGGGAGCCACGGCTTTTGTACCTGCATTGGTCAACAGTGGTTTGCCAAATGACAAATTTGTTTTTGAAGGATTTCTTCCGGTAAAGAAAGGAAGGCAAACACGTTTAAAGTTATTGGCAGAAGAACCACGCACCATTATCTTTTATGAATCTCCACATAAACTTGTAAAGACATTAGGAAATTTTGTTGAATATTTCGGTGCAGAAAGACCGGTTTCCGTATCAAGGGAATTAACTAAGTTGTACGAAGAAACCGTTCGTGGAACTGCCGAAGAAGTTTTAAATCATTTTACGGAAAAACCGCCAAAAGGTGAGATTGTTATTATTGTTGGGGGGAATAAATAA
- a CDS encoding MbnP family protein — MKSIYKILAITLVLTVFVSCSSDDDTATELTGENSVTLEFDNSVGSDDLLLATSSYTNSQNETLTITRLNYIVSNFRLTNDQGETFIYEKDDSYFVTSEETGNTEVVLENIPAGTYVSITFGVGVDQEKYLQGAEGQGDFLTVAEETNMMWSWQAGYKFLNFEGTFTSETVTETTDFKVHMGSHGSSLDNYKEVTLSLGTDALVSDEMSPIVHLVADANAILDGAHKLSLSEQSVIMVSEEKSPLVALNTASMFTVDHVHNGSDHSH; from the coding sequence ATGAAATCTATATATAAAATATTAGCAATAACCTTAGTATTAACCGTATTCGTTAGTTGTAGCAGCGATGATGATACTGCTACGGAGTTAACTGGCGAGAACAGTGTAACGCTTGAGTTTGATAACAGTGTGGGATCAGATGATCTTTTACTGGCAACATCTAGCTATACCAATTCCCAAAATGAAACATTGACAATTACAAGGCTCAATTATATTGTCAGTAATTTTCGTTTAACCAATGATCAAGGTGAAACCTTTATTTATGAAAAAGATGACAGCTACTTTGTTACCAGTGAAGAAACCGGTAATACAGAGGTAGTGTTAGAGAACATACCTGCGGGAACCTATGTGTCTATCACTTTTGGTGTGGGTGTAGATCAAGAAAAGTACCTTCAAGGTGCTGAAGGTCAGGGCGATTTTTTAACCGTAGCCGAAGAGACCAATATGATGTGGTCATGGCAGGCAGGCTATAAGTTTTTGAATTTCGAAGGAACGTTTACTTCGGAAACCGTGACCGAAACAACAGATTTTAAGGTGCATATGGGTAGTCATGGTTCAAGCTTGGATAATTATAAGGAAGTTACCCTAAGCCTGGGTACAGATGCTTTGGTGAGTGATGAAATGTCTCCCATTGTTCACCTAGTGGCAGATGCCAATGCTATTTTAGACGGAGCGCATAAATTATCACTTTCTGAACAGTCGGTAATTATGGTAAGCGAAGAAAAGTCGCCATTGGTGGCCTTAAATACGGCAAGTATGTTTACGGTAGATCACGTCCATAACGGATCAGATCACTCACATTAA
- a CDS encoding cytochrome-c peroxidase — MKYLFWVLLLVCLVSCNNEEYLPLENSLLTVEVPENFPDLVYDIEANPPTQLGFELGKKLFYDGKLSSNGFISCGFCHEQNFAFTHHGHQFSHGVNDLEGTRNTPAIANMAFFNEFAWDGATSHLDLFPIIPITNEVEMGETMTGVINKLIADSEYQQQFENAFEEGGVNAENFLKALSQFMVMMISSNSKYDKFVRNEEGGELTEVEAYGLTVFQQKCTTCHATDLFTDGSFRNNGLPPNPQLNDVGRAEVSGSVHDNYKFKVPSLRNVALTAPYMHDGRFGSLESVLNFYANGVVDSETLDDSLRTDDGLGLALNNEEKEGLLAFFELLTDETFINDERFSEY, encoded by the coding sequence ATGAAATATCTATTTTGGGTATTGCTGTTAGTGTGTTTGGTGTCCTGCAATAATGAGGAATATCTACCATTGGAGAATTCCTTATTGACGGTAGAAGTTCCTGAGAATTTCCCTGATTTGGTGTATGACATAGAAGCCAACCCGCCAACACAATTAGGTTTTGAGTTGGGTAAAAAATTGTTCTATGATGGTAAACTCTCTTCCAACGGGTTTATCTCTTGTGGGTTCTGCCATGAGCAAAATTTTGCGTTCACTCACCACGGTCATCAATTTAGTCACGGTGTAAATGATTTGGAAGGCACAAGAAATACGCCTGCCATTGCTAACATGGCATTTTTTAATGAATTTGCTTGGGATGGAGCTACATCGCATTTAGACCTTTTTCCAATTATACCTATAACCAATGAGGTAGAAATGGGGGAGACCATGACGGGAGTCATCAATAAACTCATAGCGGACAGTGAATATCAGCAACAGTTTGAAAATGCTTTTGAAGAAGGTGGTGTAAACGCGGAGAATTTTTTAAAGGCCTTATCCCAGTTTATGGTCATGATGATTTCCTCAAATTCTAAGTATGACAAGTTTGTACGAAATGAAGAGGGCGGGGAATTAACCGAAGTTGAAGCATATGGTTTAACGGTTTTTCAACAAAAGTGTACTACTTGCCATGCCACTGATTTATTTACCGATGGTAGTTTTAGAAACAATGGATTGCCTCCCAATCCTCAATTGAACGATGTTGGTAGGGCTGAGGTTAGCGGTAGTGTTCATGATAATTACAAGTTTAAAGTGCCCAGTTTACGTAATGTAGCACTAACGGCTCCTTACATGCACGATGGTAGGTTCGGTAGCCTAGAATCCGTACTGAATTTTTATGCCAATGGCGTGGTAGATTCAGAAACATTGGATGATTCTTTAAGAACGGATGACGGACTTGGATTAGCATTAAACAATGAAGAAAAAGAAGGACTATTGGCCTTCTTTGAACTACTGACAGATGAGACTTTTATAAACGACGAACGATTTTCAGAATATTAA